Proteins found in one Clostridia bacterium genomic segment:
- a CDS encoding methylmalonyl-CoA mutase family protein encodes MVTDAKSRLEDELSKWEDEIVGRVTKKAPERKSQFVTDSGVTIKRLYTPLDHAVEEYEQREGFPGRYPFTRGIQPTMYRSRFWTMRQYAGFGTAEATNERFRYLLEQGQTGLSVAFDLPTQIGYDSDFALARGEVGKVGVAIDTLADMETLFSGIPLDKVSTSMTINAPAAIILAMYIAVAEKQGVVPGQLRGTIQNDILKEYVARGTYIFPPAPSMRLITDIFAYCSQNLPHWNTISISGYHIREAGATAVQEIAFTMANGIAYVKAALQAGLAIDDFAPRLSFFFNAHNNFFEEVAKFRAARRIWARIMKERFGAQDQRSLMLRFHTQTAGCTLTAQQPQVNIIRVAFQALAAVLGGTQSLHTNSWDEALALPSEEAVTIALRTQQVIAHELGVADTVDPLGGSYFIEKLTDEIEARAWEYLKRIDEMGGAVAAIESGYMQKEIHESAYRYQKEVEEGEKVVVGVNKYQSAEEHRYRLLKVDPEVVNRQIQKLEQIKENRSATEVSNALAELREVAHFGGNLMPPILRAVKAYATLGEICGVLRDVFGEYRAKSLF; translated from the coding sequence CTGGTTACTGACGCTAAGAGCAGGTTGGAGGATGAGCTGAGTAAGTGGGAAGATGAGATAGTTGGCCGGGTAACAAAGAAAGCGCCAGAGAGGAAATCTCAGTTTGTCACTGACTCAGGAGTAACCATCAAGAGACTATACACACCCCTCGACCATGCGGTTGAAGAATATGAGCAACGGGAGGGATTTCCTGGGCGGTACCCTTTTACCCGCGGTATACAGCCTACCATGTATCGAAGCCGGTTTTGGACCATGCGCCAGTATGCCGGCTTTGGTACCGCCGAGGCTACTAACGAACGGTTTCGGTATCTCTTAGAGCAGGGGCAGACCGGGCTGAGCGTAGCTTTTGACTTGCCAACCCAAATTGGTTATGACTCTGATTTTGCCTTGGCGCGAGGAGAAGTAGGGAAAGTAGGAGTGGCCATCGACACCTTGGCCGACATGGAAACTCTCTTTTCGGGGATCCCTCTGGATAAGGTTAGCACTTCTATGACCATTAACGCTCCGGCAGCCATTATCTTGGCCATGTACATAGCGGTAGCGGAGAAACAAGGGGTTGTCCCAGGCCAACTTCGAGGTACGATTCAAAACGACATTCTAAAAGAATACGTGGCTCGTGGCACCTATATTTTCCCGCCTGCACCTTCCATGCGGTTAATTACGGACATCTTTGCCTACTGTAGTCAGAATCTACCCCACTGGAACACGATTAGCATCAGCGGATACCATATCCGAGAAGCTGGGGCCACAGCGGTGCAGGAGATAGCTTTTACTATGGCCAATGGTATCGCCTACGTGAAAGCTGCGCTCCAGGCTGGTCTTGCTATAGATGATTTTGCTCCCCGGCTTTCCTTTTTCTTCAATGCCCACAATAACTTTTTTGAGGAAGTGGCTAAATTCCGCGCTGCCCGGCGGATATGGGCTCGGATCATGAAGGAGCGGTTTGGAGCCCAAGATCAGCGGTCGTTGATGCTTCGCTTCCATACCCAGACCGCAGGCTGCACGCTGACGGCTCAGCAACCACAAGTGAATATTATCCGCGTGGCCTTTCAAGCCTTGGCCGCCGTGCTGGGAGGCACCCAGTCGCTGCATACCAACTCGTGGGACGAGGCCTTGGCTTTACCCAGCGAAGAAGCGGTCACTATAGCTTTAAGAACGCAACAGGTCATAGCGCATGAGTTGGGAGTAGCGGACACCGTCGACCCTCTGGGCGGATCCTATTTTATTGAGAAGCTGACTGACGAGATTGAGGCTCGGGCGTGGGAGTATTTGAAGAGAATCGACGAGATGGGCGGTGCAGTAGCAGCCATCGAGTCCGGCTACATGCAAAAAGAAATCCACGAAAGCGCTTACCGGTATCAGAAAGAAGTGGAGGAAGGAGAAAAAGTTGTCGTCGGGGTCAACAAGTACCAGTCGGCTGAGGAGCATCGATATCGGTTACTGAAGGTCGACCCCGAAGTAGTAAATCGTCAGATCCAAAAGTTGGAACAAATAAAGGAGAACAGGAGCGCGACAGAAGTAAGCAATGCTCTGGCAGAACTGAGGGAAGTCGCTCACTTTGGGGGCAATCTGATGCCTCCAATTCTTCGAGCTGTCAAAGCTTATGCCACTTTAGGGGAGATCTGCGGAGTGCTTCGCGATGTATTTGGAGAGTACCGAGCTAAGTCGCTGTTCTGA
- a CDS encoding cobalamin B12-binding domain-containing protein gives MTKRIRVLIAKAGLDGHDRGAKVVAQALRDAGMEVIYTGLRQTPEQIVEAAIEEDVQVVGISSLSGAHMYLIPPVVEMLKERGAGDILVIAGGIIPNEDADYLKQIGVSEVFGPGTATSSIAKYIYDHLE, from the coding sequence ATGACGAAACGTATCCGGGTGCTAATTGCCAAAGCGGGCTTGGATGGGCATGACCGAGGAGCTAAGGTAGTAGCTCAAGCCCTCCGAGATGCCGGCATGGAGGTTATTTATACCGGGTTGAGGCAGACTCCCGAGCAGATAGTTGAGGCTGCCATCGAGGAGGATGTTCAAGTAGTGGGTATCAGCAGCTTGTCTGGAGCTCACATGTACTTGATACCCCCCGTAGTAGAGATGCTCAAGGAGCGTGGGGCCGGTGATATCCTGGTAATTGCTGGAGGGATCATTCCCAATGAGGATGCTGACTACTTGAAACAAATTGGTGTGTCAGAAGTATTTGGGCCAGGAACTGCCACCTCCAGCATCGCCAAGTACATCTATGATCATCTCGAATAG
- the mce gene encoding methylmalonyl-CoA epimerase, which translates to MNPKKIDHIGIAVQNMEEALATYRALGLEASGSEIVPEQKVKVAFLPIGDTRIELLEATAPDSPIAKFIETRGQGVQHIALRVENLENWLEYLKGQGFRLIDEAPRYGAGGARVAFLHPKSTHGTLVELSEHE; encoded by the coding sequence GTGAATCCAAAAAAGATTGATCATATCGGAATTGCCGTGCAAAATATGGAGGAGGCTCTGGCCACTTATAGAGCTTTAGGATTAGAGGCTTCCGGGAGCGAGATAGTGCCTGAGCAGAAAGTCAAAGTGGCTTTCCTCCCCATTGGCGATACTAGAATCGAATTGTTGGAGGCCACGGCCCCTGATAGTCCTATTGCCAAGTTCATTGAGACCCGAGGTCAGGGAGTGCAGCACATTGCCCTTAGGGTGGAAAACTTAGAAAATTGGTTAGAATACTTGAAGGGGCAAGGCTTTAGATTGATAGATGAAGCTCCTCGCTACGGAGCAGGTGGCGCCCGCGTTGCCTTTCTTCACCCCAAGAGTACCCATGGGACCCTGGTGGAACTCAGTGAGCATGAATAG
- a CDS encoding methylmalonyl-CoA carboxyltransferase — protein sequence MPTTIEEKLEDLQQRREKVLQGGGPARIQKQHQSGKLTARERLEKLLDPGSFVELDQFVTHRITDFEMDKVEAPGDGVVTGCGLIDGRQVYVYAQDFTVIGGTLGEMHAAKICKVLDLALKTGAPVIGINDSGGARIQEGVDALNGYGEIFKRNTWASGVIPQIAIIMGPCAGGAVYSPALMDWVFMIGRTSQMFITGPQVIKSVTGEEITAEELGGSQAHNRISGVAHFHAEDEEEGLLQVKQLLSYLPSNNLEDPPYRPTNDPGGRQEPSLRNVVPTEPQLPYDVKSIIPMVLDDGQFLEVQAQYARNMVVGFGHLGGHVVGVIANQPSHLAGCLDIDASDKASRFVRFCDAFNIPLLTWVDTPGYLPGIVQEHGGIIRHGAKLLYAYSEATVPKITVVLRKAYGGAYLAMCSRALGADISIAWPTAEIAVMGPEGAANIIFRKEIQEASDPVAVRTQKIEEYREMFANPYIAASRGYIDMVIDPQDTRPVLIQALSSLLTKREGRPKKKHGNIPV from the coding sequence ATGCCAACTACCATCGAAGAAAAGCTGGAAGATCTGCAACAAAGACGAGAGAAAGTCTTACAGGGTGGGGGGCCAGCGCGAATCCAGAAGCAGCATCAAAGCGGCAAATTGACTGCTAGGGAACGGCTTGAAAAGCTCTTAGATCCAGGTTCCTTTGTCGAGTTGGATCAGTTCGTTACCCACCGAATCACCGATTTCGAGATGGATAAGGTGGAAGCGCCTGGGGACGGGGTGGTCACTGGCTGCGGCCTCATTGACGGCCGGCAAGTATATGTTTATGCCCAGGATTTCACGGTGATCGGTGGTACCCTAGGGGAAATGCATGCTGCCAAGATCTGCAAAGTCCTAGATTTGGCGCTTAAGACAGGAGCGCCGGTGATAGGGATCAACGATTCTGGTGGAGCGCGGATCCAGGAGGGGGTTGACGCCCTTAACGGCTACGGAGAAATATTCAAGCGCAATACCTGGGCGTCAGGCGTCATACCTCAAATCGCTATCATCATGGGGCCGTGTGCTGGCGGTGCTGTCTACTCGCCCGCCTTGATGGATTGGGTATTCATGATTGGCAGAACCAGCCAAATGTTCATTACTGGTCCCCAGGTGATCAAGTCGGTGACTGGCGAGGAAATAACCGCGGAAGAATTAGGCGGATCGCAAGCGCATAACCGAATTAGTGGGGTGGCTCATTTCCACGCTGAAGACGAAGAAGAGGGCCTTCTGCAAGTGAAACAGCTTCTCTCCTATTTGCCCTCCAACAACTTGGAAGACCCGCCCTATCGGCCTACTAATGACCCTGGGGGTCGCCAGGAGCCTAGCTTAAGGAACGTGGTACCGACCGAGCCGCAGCTTCCCTACGATGTTAAATCAATCATCCCTATGGTATTGGATGACGGCCAGTTCCTTGAAGTCCAAGCCCAATACGCCCGGAACATGGTAGTTGGTTTCGGACACCTGGGGGGGCATGTGGTCGGGGTAATAGCCAACCAACCTTCGCATCTGGCCGGGTGTTTGGATATTGACGCTTCTGACAAAGCGTCTCGGTTCGTTCGCTTTTGCGATGCATTCAACATTCCCCTTCTAACCTGGGTGGATACTCCGGGTTACCTGCCAGGTATTGTGCAGGAGCATGGGGGGATAATCAGGCACGGTGCTAAACTCCTCTATGCCTATTCCGAGGCTACGGTACCCAAGATTACTGTTGTCCTCCGCAAAGCGTACGGCGGAGCTTATTTAGCTATGTGCTCCCGGGCATTGGGCGCAGACATTTCTATAGCCTGGCCTACGGCTGAAATTGCAGTCATGGGCCCTGAAGGGGCTGCCAACATAATTTTCCGTAAAGAGATTCAGGAAGCTTCCGACCCGGTAGCTGTGCGAACACAAAAAATTGAGGAGTATAGAGAAATGTTCGCTAACCCTTACATTGCTGCCAGTCGGGGTTATATCGATATGGTAATAGACCCCCAGGATACTAGGCCGGTCTTAATTCAGGCGCTCAGTTCTTTATTGACCAAAAGAGAGGGTCGTCCTAAGAAAAAGCACGGTAACATACCAGTTTAG
- a CDS encoding OadG family protein, translating to MNGYSLGITLTIMGMGTVFLVLGVLAGLLGMLNRSFASLPSEKDSLASLSNASTKESETPAQNLAVVAAAMGAIAALEGDRQFKIISISPVNQPKATSAWVRAGRDELMETSQPFLG from the coding sequence GTGAATGGATATAGCTTAGGAATTACGCTCACAATCATGGGTATGGGAACGGTTTTTTTGGTCCTGGGCGTTCTGGCGGGGCTTTTGGGCATGCTCAATCGGAGTTTTGCCAGTTTACCATCGGAAAAAGACTCCCTGGCGTCTTTGTCTAATGCTAGTACCAAAGAGTCGGAAACCCCGGCCCAAAATCTAGCTGTAGTAGCTGCGGCCATGGGAGCCATAGCCGCCTTAGAAGGAGACAGGCAGTTTAAGATCATATCCATATCTCCTGTAAACCAGCCCAAAGCCACCTCGGCCTGGGTGAGGGCGGGGCGAGACGAGCTAATGGAAACATCGCAGCCATTTCTAGGGTGA
- a CDS encoding biotin/lipoyl-binding protein encodes MRKFRVKVNNQVFDVEVEEVVEQSNANPGLKTTNPVATAAPNARPAPGPVPQAERKSEANVVGSEGETITAPLPGNIVEVKVAPGQAVKAGDVLLVIEAMKMENEVVATVNGTVKEVLVQKGETVAVRQPLVVIS; translated from the coding sequence GTGAGAAAGTTTCGGGTGAAGGTTAACAACCAAGTGTTTGATGTGGAAGTAGAGGAGGTAGTGGAGCAGTCCAATGCTAACCCCGGGCTAAAAACAACCAACCCAGTGGCTACTGCTGCTCCTAACGCCAGGCCAGCTCCGGGTCCGGTACCTCAGGCCGAACGAAAGTCGGAGGCAAACGTTGTTGGCTCCGAAGGGGAGACTATAACTGCACCCCTGCCCGGGAATATTGTCGAGGTCAAGGTGGCACCAGGCCAAGCGGTAAAGGCGGGGGATGTTCTCCTAGTGATTGAGGCTATGAAAATGGAGAATGAAGTTGTAGCTACAGTGAATGGGACTGTTAAAGAAGTCCTGGTGCAAAAAGGAGAGACGGTGGCAGTCCGGCAACCATTGGTAGTCATTAGTTAA